The following proteins come from a genomic window of Miscanthus floridulus cultivar M001 chromosome 2, ASM1932011v1, whole genome shotgun sequence:
- the LOC136540908 gene encoding protein NODULATION SIGNALING PATHWAY 2-like encodes MEVTMDDVAGDVEFSGCSSTTTSSSSPSLDDGMGMYAWNALSPVTDWGSLCADDGAQDLHGLIESMLCDDTLLGSADLNPAMFPDDVYCCSNGSAPSSTTTTNPGTPVNDGDAQKGDCHEKGLRLLHLLMAAAEALSGPQKSRELVRVILVRLKQMVSHIGDNAAVSNMERLATHFTDALQGLLDGSHPVGGAGRQAAAAAAHGHLPHTGDVLTAFQMLQDMSPYMKFGHFTANQAILEAVAGDRRVHVVDYDIAEGVQWASLMQAMTSRPDGVPPPHLRITAVSRGGGGGARAVQEAGRRLAAFAASIGQPFSFGQCRLDSDERFRPATVRMVKGETLVANCVLNQAAASTTVRRPTGSVASFLAGMATLGAKVVTVVEEDQGDAEKDDEEAGGFVARFMEELHRYSAVWDSLEAGFPTQSRVRGLVERAILAPNIAGAVSRAYRASDGDGEARAGWGEWMRGNGFRAVPLSCFNHSQARLLLGLFNDGYTMEETSPNKIVLGWKARRLLSASVWAPPPVSVPSSPTEAAFQPVGMSPASGGVGRMDFDYVDSFLVEPAYALV; translated from the coding sequence ATGGAAGTGACTATGGACGACGTGGCCGGGGATGTCGAGTTCTCTGGCTGCAGCTCCACGACcacctcgtcgtcgtcgccgtcgctggACGACGGCATGGGGATGTACGCGTGGAACGCTCTCTCCCCGGTGACCGACTGGGGCTCGCTCTGCGCTGACGACGGCGCCCAGGACCTGCACGGCCTCATCGAGTCCATGCTCTGCGACGACACGCTCCTCGGCTCGGCCGACCTCAACCCGGCCATGTTCCCGGACGACGTGTACTGCTGCTCCAATGGCTCCGCCCCGAGCAGCACCACCACGACGAACCCCGGCACGCCCGTGAACGACGGCGACGCGCAGAAGGGCGACTGCCACGAGAAGGGCCTCCGCCTGCTGCACTTGCTCATGGCGGCGGCCGAGGCGCTCTCCGGCCCGCAAAAGAGCCGGGAGCTGGTCCGGGTGATATTGGTTCGGCTCAAGCAGATGGTTTCCCACATCGGCGACAACGCCGCCGTCTCGAACATGGAGCGCCTCGCCACGCACTTCACCGACGCGCTGCAGGGGCTGCTCGACGGCTCCCACCCCGTCGGGGGAGCCGGCAGGcaggccgccgcggccgcggcccaCGGCCACCTCCCGCACACCGGCGACGTGCTGACGGCATTCCAGATGCTGCAGGACATGTCGCCGTACATGAAGTTCGGCCACTTCACCGCGAACCAGGCCATCCTCGAGGCGGTGGCGGGCGACCGGCGCGTGCACGTCGTCGACTACGACATCGCTGAGGGCGTCCAGTGGGCGTCGCTGATGCAGGCCATGACCTCGCGCCCCGACGGCGTGCCTCCGCCGCACCTGCGCATAACCGCCGTCTCCcgaggaggcggtggcggcgcccgggcggtGCAGGAGGCCGGCCGTCGCCTGGCCGCCTTCGCGGCGTCCATCGGGCAGCCCTTCTCGTTTGGGCAGTGCCGTCTTGACTCAGATGAGCGGTTCCGTCCGGCGACGGTCCGGATGGTCAAGGGGGAGACCCTCGTCGCCAATTGCGTGCTCAACCAAGCCGCCGCGAGCACCACCGTTAGGCGTCCCACCGGCTCGGTGGCGTCTTTCTTGGCCGGCATGGCCACGCTCGGGGCCAAGGTCGTGACGGTGGTTGAGGAGGATCAAGGGGACGCGGagaaggacgacgaggaggcggGCGGCTTCGTGGCGCGGTTCATGGAGGAGCTGCACCGGTACTCGGCGGTGTGGGACTCGCTGGAGGCCGGGTTCCCGACGCAGAGCCGTGTTCGCGGCCTAGTGGAGCGGGCCATCCTCGCCCCAAACATCGCCGGCGCCGTGAGCCGAGCGTACCGTGCCTCGGACGGCGATGGCGAGGCGAGGGCCGGGTGGGGGGAGTGGATGCGCGGCAACGGGTTCAGGGCCGTGCCGCTGAGCTGCTTCAACCATAGCCAGGCCAGGCTGCTTCTCGGCCTGTTCAACGACGGGTACACGATGGAGGAGACGTCGCCGAACAAGATCGTGCTCGGCTGGAAGGCACGGAGGTTGCTGTCGGCGTCAGTGTGGGCGCCGCCGCCGGTGTCTGTGCCGTCGTCGCCGACGGAGGCGGCGTTCCAGCCCGTGGGGATGTCGCCGGCCAGCGGTGGCGTGGGCCGCATGGACTTTGACTACGTTGATTCGTTCCTCGTCGAGCCCGCTTATGCGCTAGTTTAA